A single Moritella sp. Urea-trap-13 DNA region contains:
- a CDS encoding sodium:phosphate symporter, with protein MKNNNEAIELNPSTMRKVFSWVSVAALVYFVLVAVSTVSGGFKMFSGGSAGAEQIFAFATNPFVALLLGILVTALVQSSSTVTSVIVGLVAGGLPISIAIPMVMGANMGTTITNTFVSMGHIRDKKEFERAFSAATVHDFFNLLAVAIFLPLEIAFGILEKMATFLADFFVGGSSLSIKEFNFIKPLTKPAVNQIKELAGSLPVESNTAGLVMVFIGIFMIGFSVTFLGKVLKSVMVGRAKAVLHGAIGRGPVSGILSGTAVTVMVQSSSTTTSLMIPLAGSGVFTTRQIFPFTLGANIGTTITALLAATSISGDTAQLAMTIALVHVMFNLFAVALIYGIPFLREIPIKCAESLARQGTENKFIAFGYVIGAFFALPGLMIIF; from the coding sequence ATGAAAAACAACAACGAAGCAATTGAATTGAACCCAAGCACAATGAGAAAAGTATTCAGCTGGGTAAGTGTAGCCGCATTGGTATACTTCGTATTGGTAGCAGTATCTACAGTAAGTGGAGGCTTTAAAATGTTCTCCGGTGGTAGCGCTGGTGCAGAACAAATATTCGCTTTCGCAACTAACCCATTTGTCGCTTTATTATTAGGTATCCTAGTAACAGCGTTAGTACAATCTTCAAGTACAGTAACATCAGTAATCGTTGGCTTAGTAGCCGGTGGTTTACCAATCTCAATCGCAATCCCAATGGTTATGGGTGCGAACATGGGTACGACAATCACTAATACTTTCGTGAGCATGGGTCATATCCGTGACAAGAAAGAGTTTGAACGTGCATTTAGTGCTGCAACAGTACATGACTTCTTTAACTTATTAGCCGTTGCTATCTTCCTACCATTGGAAATTGCCTTCGGTATCCTTGAGAAAATGGCAACCTTCCTAGCAGATTTCTTTGTTGGTGGTAGCAGCTTAAGCATTAAAGAATTCAACTTTATTAAACCGTTAACTAAACCTGCGGTAAACCAAATTAAAGAACTTGCTGGTTCATTACCTGTAGAGAGTAATACAGCTGGTCTAGTAATGGTGTTCATCGGTATCTTCATGATTGGTTTCTCAGTTACCTTCCTAGGTAAAGTATTGAAATCAGTAATGGTTGGTCGTGCTAAAGCAGTATTACACGGTGCCATCGGTCGTGGTCCAGTAAGCGGTATCTTATCGGGTACAGCAGTAACTGTGATGGTGCAATCATCATCAACGACAACGAGCTTAATGATCCCACTAGCGGGTAGCGGCGTGTTTACCACACGTCAAATCTTCCCATTCACACTGGGTGCGAACATAGGTACAACAATTACAGCGTTACTTGCTGCAACATCAATCAGTGGTGATACAGCACAGCTAGCAATGACAATCGCCCTTGTACATGTAATGTTTAACCTGTTCGCAGTAGCACTTATCTACGGTATCCCGTTCCTACGTGAGATTCCAATTAAGTGTGCAGAGTCGTTAGCGCGTCAAGGTACTGAAAATAAATTTATCGCTTTTGGTTATGTGATTGGTGCTTTCTTCGCACTACCTGGTTTGATGATTATTTTCTAA
- the yegQ gene encoding tRNA 5-hydroxyuridine modification protein YegQ: protein MFTPELLSPAGSLKNMRYAFAYGADAVYAGQPRYSLRVRNNEFSLENLEIGINEAHALGKQFYVVCNIQPHNSKLKTFIRDLTPIIAMKPDAIIMSDPGLIMMVREAFPDMVIHLSVQANAVNWATVKFWYTQGIKRVILSRELSLDEIEDIRFHCPDMEIEVFVHGALCMAYSGRCLLSGYINKRDPNQGSCTNSCRWKYDAHEATENETGDIVASNPEIYQPEAQIYTPEPTLGIGKPTDQIFLLQEQGRPNEYMPAFEDEHGTYIMNSKDLRAIQHVERLTKMGVHSLKIEGRTKSFYYCARTAQVYKQAINDAVAGRDFDPSLLGTLEHLAHRGYTEGFLSRHTHDAYQNYDYGYSISETQQFVGEFNGRNDKGLAEVIVKNKFLVGDSLELMTPQGNMTFKLDELENRKGEAMDVAPGSGHIVYLPVPEEVELDHALLMRNFANSEDTRNPHK from the coding sequence ATGTTTACTCCAGAATTACTTTCCCCTGCCGGTTCTTTAAAGAACATGCGCTATGCTTTTGCTTACGGTGCTGATGCTGTTTACGCTGGCCAACCACGCTATAGCCTACGTGTTCGTAACAATGAATTTAGCTTAGAAAACCTAGAAATTGGTATCAATGAAGCGCACGCGCTTGGTAAGCAATTCTATGTGGTTTGTAATATCCAACCTCATAACTCAAAATTAAAAACCTTCATCCGTGATTTAACGCCAATCATCGCGATGAAGCCAGACGCGATTATCATGTCAGATCCAGGTCTGATCATGATGGTACGTGAAGCGTTTCCTGACATGGTTATTCACCTGTCGGTACAAGCAAACGCAGTAAACTGGGCAACCGTTAAATTCTGGTATACCCAAGGTATCAAGCGTGTGATCTTATCGCGTGAATTATCACTGGATGAAATTGAAGATATTCGTTTCCACTGCCCTGACATGGAAATTGAAGTATTTGTACACGGCGCACTGTGCATGGCTTACTCTGGCCGCTGCCTATTATCTGGTTACATTAACAAACGCGATCCAAACCAAGGTTCATGCACGAACTCATGCCGTTGGAAATACGATGCGCATGAAGCGACCGAAAATGAAACCGGTGATATTGTTGCTAGCAACCCTGAAATCTATCAACCTGAAGCGCAAATATATACGCCTGAGCCGACATTAGGTATAGGCAAACCGACTGACCAAATATTCTTATTACAAGAACAGGGTCGTCCAAATGAATATATGCCTGCATTTGAAGATGAGCATGGTACTTACATCATGAACTCAAAGGACCTACGTGCAATCCAACACGTTGAGCGTCTGACTAAAATGGGCGTACATTCATTAAAAATTGAAGGTCGTACTAAATCGTTCTACTACTGTGCCCGTACAGCACAAGTATACAAGCAAGCGATTAATGATGCAGTTGCAGGCCGTGACTTTGATCCATCACTATTGGGCACACTAGAGCACCTTGCACACCGTGGTTATACCGAAGGTTTCTTAAGCCGTCATACTCACGATGCATACCAAAACTACGATTACGGTTACTCAATCAGTGAAACACAACAGTTTGTTGGTGAGTTCAATGGCCGTAACGATAAAGGTCTTGCTGAAGTGATTGTGAAGAACAAATTCTTAGTCGGTGATTCTTTAGAGCTAATGACGCCACAAGGTAACATGACCTTCAAGCTTGATGAGTTAGAAAACCGTAAAGGCGAAGCAATGGACGTTGCACCAGGTTCTGGTCACATAGTTTACTTACCGGTGCCAGAAGAAGTTGAGCTGGATCATGCGCTACTGATGCGTAACTTTGCCAATAGTGAAGATACCCGTAACCCGCATAAATAA
- a CDS encoding YfhL family 4Fe-4S dicluster ferredoxin, with protein sequence MALLINDKCINCDMCDPECPNGAITFGAKIYEIDPLLCTECVGHYDKPTCKTVCPINCIITDPDHVEKEDALWEKFVMIQEATKAAH encoded by the coding sequence ATGGCATTATTAATTAATGATAAGTGTATTAACTGCGATATGTGCGATCCGGAATGTCCGAATGGCGCTATCACCTTTGGTGCCAAGATTTATGAAATCGACCCGCTGTTATGCACTGAATGCGTAGGTCATTATGATAAACCAACCTGTAAGACGGTTTGCCCGATTAACTGCATTATTACCGACCCGGATCATGTAGAAAAAGAGGACGCATTATGGGAAAAATTTGTCATGATCCAAGAAGCAACAAAAGCAGCACACTAA
- the rimJ gene encoding ribosomal protein S5-alanine N-acetyltransferase, which yields MSSNPPQFVTKRLVIRVAVASDAEKLCQYYIRNQVHLAPWEPIRSEVYYTLRWWQLRVEQIRIEFNAASAINFIAIDRDTAEIVAVANFSNIIQGVFKSCYLGYSISKVHEGQGLMVEFLQTCLGFMFENVGLNRVMANYIPVNERSGALLQRLGFEREGYARKYLKIAGSWQDHVLTALLHEDWSAGKQNGEL from the coding sequence ATGTCATCAAATCCCCCCCAATTTGTCACTAAGCGTTTAGTCATTCGCGTGGCGGTGGCGAGCGATGCTGAAAAACTATGTCAGTATTATATTCGTAATCAAGTTCATTTAGCACCTTGGGAGCCAATACGCAGTGAGGTTTATTATACCTTGCGTTGGTGGCAGCTACGTGTCGAACAGATCCGCATTGAATTTAATGCCGCGAGTGCAATTAATTTTATTGCTATCGACCGGGATACCGCTGAGATCGTCGCGGTGGCTAATTTTAGTAACATTATTCAAGGGGTGTTTAAGTCCTGCTATCTTGGTTATTCAATTTCAAAGGTTCATGAAGGGCAGGGGCTGATGGTTGAGTTTTTGCAAACTTGTTTAGGTTTCATGTTTGAAAATGTAGGTTTGAATCGAGTGATGGCTAATTACATTCCGGTGAATGAGCGTAGTGGTGCGTTATTACAGCGATTAGGTTTTGAGCGTGAAGGTTATGCACGTAAATACTTAAAAATAGCGGGAAGTTGGCAAGATCATGTATTAACGGCATTACTACATGAAGATTGGTCGGCGGGAAAGCAAAACGGCGAGCTATAA
- a CDS encoding NAD(P)H-dependent oxidoreductase, whose product MRLVVISGSTRNRSTTIKVAQSVLQLAQQSQLFSKVNLLDFVNLALPIWDKALKNEIVDWQDEWQDTAALMGLADAVIIVSPEWEEESLDNFYAFCERDHLALLPCVVLRVGSNCRGAYSPTALSMANFSNNRTCLVLEHFIVATIDSVNNCKETYYPFETLLVERILANLGLMKQLVDNGGLLSATRLHRA is encoded by the coding sequence GTGAGACTAGTTGTTATTAGTGGTAGTACCCGAAATCGGTCGACAACCATCAAGGTTGCACAGTCGGTATTACAATTAGCCCAGCAGTCCCAATTGTTTAGCAAAGTGAATTTATTGGATTTTGTTAACCTTGCTTTACCTATTTGGGATAAAGCATTAAAAAATGAAATTGTCGATTGGCAAGATGAATGGCAAGACACCGCAGCATTAATGGGCCTTGCCGATGCGGTCATTATTGTCAGCCCTGAATGGGAAGAAGAAAGCTTAGATAATTTCTATGCCTTTTGTGAACGTGACCATTTAGCCTTATTACCCTGTGTGGTATTACGGGTTGGCAGTAATTGCCGTGGCGCTTATTCGCCAACAGCGCTATCGATGGCTAACTTTAGTAACAATCGCACTTGCTTGGTGTTGGAACATTTTATTGTCGCGACGATTGATTCCGTGAATAACTGCAAAGAAACATATTATCCATTTGAAACCCTATTAGTAGAACGTATACTGGCTAATTTAGGCTTGATGAAGCAGTTAGTTGATAATGGTGGTCTATTATCGGCAACTCGATTACATCGTGCTTAG
- a CDS encoding SCP2 domain-containing protein: MLHTLHRKLVHTVPGLLAIPAKVLPFSLQEKVLSQVLNRVFAETLADDEFEFLEQKWLQVEITDLGINWFISCADSKLIIAPSAASVDVSFKGNLNELVLITARKEDPDTLFFQRRLKIEGDTELGLEVKNMLDSFDLDELPKAVTTLLSYVAEFIQQGLAEPVLSSTVKGKVTA, encoded by the coding sequence ATGTTACATACTCTACACCGTAAGTTGGTACATACTGTACCTGGATTATTAGCGATTCCAGCTAAAGTATTACCTTTTTCACTGCAAGAGAAAGTACTATCACAGGTACTCAATAGAGTATTCGCAGAAACGCTAGCGGATGATGAATTTGAGTTTCTTGAGCAAAAATGGTTACAGGTTGAAATTACCGACTTAGGCATCAATTGGTTTATTAGCTGTGCTGACAGTAAGCTGATCATAGCACCAAGTGCAGCGTCGGTTGATGTCAGCTTTAAAGGTAACTTAAATGAATTAGTGTTAATTACCGCACGTAAAGAAGATCCAGATACGTTATTTTTCCAACGTCGTTTAAAGATTGAAGGCGATACCGAACTCGGTCTAGAAGTAAAAAACATGCTTGATAGTTTTGATCTGGATGAATTACCAAAAGCGGTGACGACATTATTGAGCTATGTTGCGGAGTTTATTCAACAAGGCTTAGCCGAGCCTGTATTAAGCAGTACAGTGAAGGGCAAAGTAACTGCCTAA
- a CDS encoding peptidase U32 family protein, translating into MELLCPAGNLPALKTAVDNGADAVYIGFKDDTNARHFAGLNFTDKKLDKAVDYIRSHDRHLHVAINTFAHPGKLERWERAVDRCADMGVDAAIISDVAVLDYATKKYPDLELHLSVQASATNVEAINFYTNNFNISRVVLPRVLSIHQVKQLARNTDVELEVFAFGSLCIMAEGRCYLSSYLTGESPNTVGACSPAKFVRWEETEKGLESRLNGVLIDRYQPEEKTGYPTLCKGRFNVDGKVFHALEEPTSLNTLALIPELAQANIAAVKIEGRQRSPAYTEQVTKVWRAALDRYRQDPAQYQVEAAWNKQLDQLSEGTSTTLGAYHRDWQ; encoded by the coding sequence ATGGAATTACTCTGCCCTGCTGGTAATTTACCGGCTCTAAAAACCGCGGTCGACAATGGCGCCGATGCGGTTTATATCGGTTTTAAAGACGATACTAATGCCCGCCATTTTGCCGGTTTAAACTTTACCGATAAGAAACTCGATAAAGCCGTTGATTATATCCGTAGTCACGACCGTCACTTACATGTTGCGATCAACACCTTTGCACATCCAGGGAAATTAGAGCGTTGGGAACGCGCCGTTGACCGTTGTGCTGATATGGGCGTTGATGCCGCTATTATTTCAGATGTGGCAGTGCTTGATTATGCCACCAAGAAATATCCTGATTTAGAACTGCATTTATCCGTGCAAGCTTCAGCAACCAATGTCGAAGCGATTAACTTCTACACCAATAATTTTAATATCAGCCGAGTGGTATTGCCACGGGTATTGTCGATCCATCAAGTCAAGCAATTGGCTCGAAATACCGACGTAGAGTTAGAAGTTTTTGCCTTTGGTAGTTTATGTATCATGGCTGAAGGCCGCTGTTATTTATCCTCGTATTTAACCGGTGAATCACCAAATACGGTAGGCGCATGCTCGCCAGCAAAGTTTGTGCGCTGGGAAGAAACCGAGAAAGGCCTCGAGTCTCGCTTAAACGGCGTGCTTATCGACCGTTACCAACCAGAAGAAAAAACTGGTTACCCAACACTCTGTAAAGGCCGCTTTAATGTCGACGGTAAAGTATTCCATGCACTCGAAGAGCCTACCAGCTTAAATACCTTAGCGTTAATACCAGAACTAGCACAAGCCAATATTGCCGCAGTTAAAATTGAAGGTCGCCAACGTAGTCCAGCCTATACCGAACAAGTCACTAAAGTATGGCGTGCTGCACTTGACCGTTACCGCCAAGATCCAGCGCAATATCAAGTTGAAGCCGCATGGAACAAGCAACTTGATCAGCTTTCTGAAGGCACCAGCACAACATTAGGCGCTTATCACCGAGATTGGCAGTAA
- a CDS encoding U32 family peptidase → MKYALGPILYYWPKQQVEDFYAAAVNSDADIIYLGETVCSKRRELKPKNWLGLAKEIADSGKQVVISTMALLEAPSEVNILRKYCENGDFIVEANDFGAINLLAEAKTPFVCGHALNIYNAQVLQLLVNKGMQRWVMPVELSRDWLVQLQEDSRILNIRDQFEIEVFAYGHLPLAYSARCFTARSENKAKDDCELCCINHANGKPVYSQDDKELFTINGIQTMSGYKYNLLNDVASMQDLVDVVRVSPLGDSAFDTLGQFKQAAEENVKFDLQLDRECNGYWHQIAGFDTVNS, encoded by the coding sequence ATGAAATACGCATTAGGCCCAATCTTATATTATTGGCCAAAACAACAAGTCGAAGATTTTTATGCAGCAGCGGTTAACTCAGATGCCGATATTATTTATCTTGGTGAAACCGTTTGCAGCAAGCGCCGTGAACTGAAACCGAAAAACTGGTTAGGGCTAGCTAAAGAAATTGCCGATTCCGGTAAGCAAGTGGTGATCTCAACCATGGCGTTATTAGAAGCGCCCTCAGAAGTGAACATATTGCGAAAATACTGTGAAAACGGTGATTTTATTGTTGAAGCAAACGACTTTGGTGCCATTAATTTATTGGCTGAAGCCAAAACCCCGTTTGTCTGTGGCCATGCGCTTAATATCTATAACGCGCAAGTCTTGCAGTTACTCGTCAATAAAGGCATGCAGCGCTGGGTCATGCCAGTCGAATTGTCTCGAGATTGGTTAGTGCAGTTGCAAGAAGACAGCAGAATACTCAATATTCGCGACCAATTTGAAATAGAAGTGTTTGCCTACGGTCATTTACCACTGGCCTACTCTGCTCGCTGTTTTACCGCACGTTCAGAAAACAAAGCCAAAGATGATTGCGAACTGTGTTGTATCAATCATGCCAATGGCAAACCAGTGTATAGCCAAGACGATAAAGAGTTATTTACCATTAATGGTATTCAAACCATGTCAGGCTATAAATACAATTTATTAAATGATGTGGCAAGTATGCAGGATCTAGTCGATGTGGTGCGCGTGAGTCCGTTAGGTGATTCAGCATTCGACACCCTTGGTCAATTTAAACAAGCAGCGGAAGAGAATGTTAAGTTCGACTTACAACTCGATCGCGAGTGTAATGGCTATTGGCATCAAATTGCCGGATTCGATACTGTAAATAGCTAA
- the nlpI gene encoding lipoprotein NlpI — protein MKRCLSLLIATALLSGCSSLSGSFSTDDRKPSELILAEPLQVNYQTEIMLMRYSQLILDAKDDRSRQARYFYERGLLADSMGLRSLAHADFQRSLTLQPDFVPAYNFIGLYMTQTEQFDEAFDAYDSIAQLDPENNYVFLNRGIALYYGERYGLAINDLVSAYNEAPNDPFRTLWLYYPEYQVNAEEALKSVQARYNQHIDDVWSWNIVALYTQELSETQLLAKLLDGLDKNDPSYNKILAHRLTETYFYLGKYKALMDDDNAAESYFKLALSNNVYEFIEHGYARLELSRLANKG, from the coding sequence ATGAAAAGATGTCTTAGTTTATTGATTGCTACAGCCTTACTTTCAGGCTGTAGTTCATTGTCGGGGTCTTTTTCAACTGATGACCGCAAGCCTTCCGAATTAATTCTCGCAGAGCCACTTCAAGTTAATTACCAAACTGAAATTATGTTAATGCGTTATAGCCAGTTAATTCTGGATGCCAAAGATGATCGCAGTCGCCAAGCTCGCTATTTTTATGAACGCGGCTTACTGGCTGATAGCATGGGTTTACGCTCACTGGCACACGCTGACTTCCAACGCTCATTAACATTGCAGCCTGATTTTGTACCGGCTTATAATTTTATTGGTCTGTATATGACCCAAACCGAGCAGTTTGATGAAGCATTTGATGCTTATGATTCAATTGCGCAGTTAGACCCAGAAAATAATTATGTATTCCTCAACCGGGGTATCGCGCTGTATTATGGCGAACGTTATGGCTTAGCGATTAATGATCTTGTTAGTGCCTACAATGAAGCGCCTAACGACCCATTTAGAACCTTATGGTTATATTACCCTGAATATCAAGTCAATGCTGAAGAGGCGTTAAAATCAGTTCAAGCGCGTTATAATCAGCATATTGATGATGTTTGGTCATGGAATATCGTTGCGCTATATACTCAAGAGTTAAGTGAAACGCAATTATTGGCGAAATTACTTGATGGCTTAGATAAAAATGATCCGAGCTATAACAAAATATTAGCCCATCGTTTAACTGAAACTTATTTTTACCTGGGTAAATACAAAGCCTTAATGGATGATGATAATGCCGCTGAAAGCTATTTCAAATTAGCATTAAGTAACAATGTCTATGAATTTATCGAGCATGGTTACGCCCGTTTAGAATTGAGCCGTTTAGCGAATAAGGGCTAA
- the pnp gene encoding polyribonucleotide nucleotidyltransferase yields MNPIVKSFKYGQHTVTLETGVIARQATAAVMASIGDTSVLVSVVGKKHAEAGRDFFPLTVNYQERTYAAGKIPGGFFKREGRPSEGETLTCRLIDRPIRPLFPAGFKNEVQVVATVVSVNPEIQPDLVALIGVSAALSISGMPFNGPIGAARIGFQNDEYILNPSTSELAESQLDLVVAGTENAVLMVESEAEILSEEQMLGAVVYGHEQMQVVVEAIKEFAAEVNTPKWEWSAPTVNEEVKAKIAELASEDVAAAYQIQEKAERYAKMGEIKAAVIAKLLEENADLNVREAGDLLGALEKNIVRNRILDGEPRIDGRDPEMIRALSVMTGVLPRTHGSSLFTRGETQALVTATLGTERDAQRIDSLTGETIDRFLMHYNFPPYCVGETGMVGSPKRREIGHGRLAKRGVLAVMPTADEFPYTVRVVSEITESNGSSSMASVCGTSLALMDAGVPIKASVAGIAMGLVLDGDRSVVLSDILGDEDHLGDMDFKVAGSTAGITALQMDIKIEGITKDIMQKALVQAKAARLHILSVMDQAIATNRDDVSEFAPRIHTIKISTDKIKDIIGKGGATIRALTEETGTTIEIEDDGTVKIAATSGEQAQAAIERIHQLTAEVEVGQIYEGKVVRLADFGAFVNILPGKDGLVHISQITQERVNKVADHLSVEQVVKVKVLEVDRQGRIRLSIKEAMDAPAASIEQPVSE; encoded by the coding sequence GTGAATCCTATCGTAAAATCGTTTAAGTATGGTCAACATACAGTTACATTAGAAACAGGTGTTATTGCACGTCAAGCAACAGCAGCTGTAATGGCAAGCATCGGTGATACTTCTGTTTTAGTAAGTGTTGTTGGTAAAAAACACGCTGAAGCTGGTCGTGATTTCTTCCCGCTAACAGTGAATTACCAAGAACGTACTTACGCTGCAGGTAAGATCCCTGGTGGCTTCTTTAAACGTGAAGGCCGTCCAAGTGAAGGCGAGACATTAACATGTCGCCTAATCGACCGTCCAATCCGTCCACTATTTCCTGCTGGCTTCAAAAATGAAGTTCAAGTAGTAGCTACTGTTGTATCTGTTAACCCTGAAATTCAACCTGATTTGGTTGCATTAATCGGTGTTTCAGCTGCATTAAGTATCTCTGGTATGCCGTTCAATGGCCCAATTGGTGCTGCACGCATCGGTTTCCAGAATGACGAATACATTCTTAACCCATCAACATCTGAGTTAGCAGAAAGCCAACTAGACCTTGTTGTTGCCGGTACTGAAAATGCAGTATTGATGGTTGAATCTGAAGCTGAAATTCTTAGCGAAGAGCAAATGCTTGGCGCGGTTGTTTATGGCCACGAGCAAATGCAAGTTGTTGTTGAAGCAATTAAAGAATTTGCAGCAGAAGTTAATACTCCTAAATGGGAATGGTCTGCACCAACTGTAAATGAAGAAGTTAAAGCTAAAATTGCTGAACTTGCTTCTGAAGATGTTGCTGCTGCTTACCAAATCCAAGAAAAAGCTGAACGTTACGCTAAAATGGGCGAAATTAAAGCTGCAGTTATCGCTAAATTATTAGAAGAAAACGCAGACTTAAATGTACGTGAAGCGGGCGACTTACTTGGCGCTTTAGAAAAGAACATCGTACGTAATCGTATTCTTGATGGCGAACCACGTATTGATGGTCGTGATCCAGAAATGATCCGTGCATTAAGCGTAATGACTGGCGTTCTACCTCGTACACACGGTAGCTCACTATTCACACGTGGCGAAACGCAAGCGTTAGTAACTGCAACACTAGGTACTGAACGTGATGCACAACGTATCGACAGCCTAACTGGCGAAACGATTGACCGTTTCCTAATGCATTATAACTTCCCTCCTTACTGTGTTGGTGAAACTGGTATGGTAGGTTCGCCTAAACGTCGTGAGATTGGTCACGGTCGTCTAGCGAAACGTGGTGTTTTAGCGGTTATGCCTACGGCAGATGAATTCCCGTACACAGTACGTGTTGTATCTGAAATTACTGAATCTAACGGTTCAAGCTCAATGGCTTCTGTATGTGGTACTTCGTTAGCACTTATGGATGCTGGTGTGCCAATCAAGGCTTCTGTTGCGGGCATCGCAATGGGTCTAGTACTTGACGGCGACCGTAGCGTAGTTCTTTCAGACATTCTTGGTGATGAAGATCACTTAGGTGACATGGACTTTAAAGTTGCTGGTTCAACTGCTGGTATCACTGCACTACAGATGGATATCAAAATTGAAGGTATCACTAAAGACATCATGCAGAAAGCGCTTGTACAAGCAAAAGCTGCACGTCTACACATCTTAAGTGTGATGGATCAAGCTATCGCAACTAACCGTGATGATGTATCTGAATTCGCACCGCGTATTCATACAATCAAAATCAGCACGGATAAGATCAAAGACATCATCGGTAAAGGCGGCGCAACAATCCGTGCACTTACTGAAGAAACTGGTACTACGATCGAAATCGAAGATGACGGTACAGTGAAAATTGCAGCGACAAGTGGCGAACAGGCACAAGCAGCAATCGAACGTATTCACCAACTAACAGCTGAAGTTGAAGTTGGTCAAATCTACGAAGGTAAAGTTGTACGTCTAGCTGACTTCGGCGCATTTGTTAACATCTTACCTGGTAAAGATGGCTTAGTTCATATCTCGCAAATTACGCAAGAACGTGTGAACAAAGTTGCAGATCACCTGTCTGTAGAACAAGTAGTTAAAGTTAAAGTTCTAGAAGTAGACCGTCAAGGTCGTATCCGTCTAAGTATTAAAGAAGCAATGGACGCTCCAGCAGCATCTATTGAGCAACCAGTTAGCGAATAA
- the rpsO gene encoding 30S ribosomal protein S15, producing MSLSAEAKAVIVADFARQEGDTGSTEVQVALLTAQINHLQGHFKKHIHDHHSRRGLLRMVASRRKLLDYLKRTENVRYADLIARLGLRR from the coding sequence ATGTCATTAAGCGCTGAAGCTAAAGCAGTAATCGTTGCAGATTTCGCACGTCAAGAAGGCGACACAGGTTCAACTGAAGTTCAAGTTGCACTTCTAACTGCACAAATTAACCACCTTCAAGGTCACTTCAAGAAGCACATCCACGATCACCACAGCCGTCGTGGTCTATTACGTATGGTTGCTAGCCGTCGTAAACTTCTTGACTACCTAAAACGTACTGAAAACGTACGTTATGCAGATCTTATTGCACGTTTAGGTCTACGTCGTTAA
- the truB gene encoding tRNA pseudouridine(55) synthase TruB: protein MSPRRRRWKGRDVHGVFLLDKPTGISSNDALQRVKKIFFAAKAGHTGALDPLATGMLPLCFGEATKFSQFLLDSDKRYIVTAKLGERTDTSDSHGEIVQTRPVNVSDAELLIALDTFRGDTEQVPSMFSALKHEGKPLYWYARQGIFIDRPARPISVFELKLLSFDNDEVNLEIHVSKGTYIRTIVDDLGELLGCGAHVSMLRRIGVSAYPAERMMTFEQLEEIVEQANVDGVEPKELLDPLLMPLDSAVSHLPEANMNTESGDFILHGQPVVIPNTPESGLVRMTVGEDRVFIGVGAMDDQGRVAPKRVVNYETQAREPQ from the coding sequence ATGTCTCCACGTCGTCGTCGCTGGAAAGGTCGTGATGTGCATGGTGTATTCTTGTTGGATAAACCAACAGGAATTAGTTCAAACGATGCCTTACAGCGTGTAAAGAAGATTTTCTTTGCTGCTAAAGCGGGCCATACAGGCGCTCTAGATCCATTAGCGACTGGTATGTTGCCATTGTGCTTTGGTGAAGCAACGAAGTTTTCTCAGTTTTTACTTGATTCAGACAAGCGTTACATCGTAACTGCAAAGCTGGGTGAACGTACGGATACATCAGACTCGCATGGCGAGATCGTGCAAACACGCCCGGTCAACGTCAGTGATGCAGAGTTATTGATTGCACTTGATACATTCCGTGGCGACACAGAACAAGTACCATCAATGTTCTCGGCATTAAAGCACGAAGGCAAGCCTTTGTACTGGTATGCGCGTCAAGGTATCTTTATCGATCGTCCTGCACGTCCAATTTCAGTATTTGAACTTAAATTATTAAGTTTTGATAACGATGAAGTTAACCTAGAGATTCACGTGAGTAAGGGTACTTATATCCGTACTATCGTTGATGATCTTGGTGAGCTATTGGGCTGCGGCGCACATGTAAGCATGCTACGTCGTATTGGCGTTAGTGCTTACCCTGCAGAACGTATGATGACGTTCGAACAATTGGAAGAGATTGTTGAGCAAGCAAATGTTGACGGTGTTGAGCCGAAAGAGTTGCTTGATCCATTATTGATGCCACTTGATTCAGCAGTAAGTCATTTACCTGAAGCGAACATGAATACAGAGAGTGGTGATTTTATATTACACGGCCAGCCCGTCGTAATACCGAATACGCCGGAATCTGGCTTAGTGCGCATGACTGTTGGTGAAGACCGCGTCTTTATTGGTGTTGGTGCGATGGACGACCAAGGTCGTGTAGCACCAAAACGTGTAGTTAACTATGAAACACAGGCTCGTGAGCCACAATAG